One part of the Tolypothrix sp. NIES-4075 genome encodes these proteins:
- a CDS encoding beta strand repeat-containing protein: MEKIVISANETSNTSVQLSEFGDSLEVFGNLSVSGNQPAVLTDGLLNRINVEPPSEIIQAENTAIQVNGVGTNIFNDGTIQGGLNAINLADDNRASASIFNNGTISSASRAINIGGVGGVVVNNNSIITTANPRNGTIYGDQTAQNVVIENRSNGVVDVGVGNNGDAVSLELGANVNGSLVNSGLLQGRGVAVGTNRSAAVRLFRGDTVGSDVAVFNGNIENLGRLIAENAAAVVLQNGVQLNGSIINSGEIISANPANGIGISLENGSQLAGEIINTGSINGGRDGINFANGGEVSGTVINSGTITSTSRGINIGGNQIKVINDGLITTTGNPRNGTVYSDLTANNYFIENRSNGVVDVGVGNNGDAVSLELGANVNGSLVNSGLLQGRGVAVGTNRSAAVRLFRGDDVESNAIFNGNIENLGRLIAENAAAVVLQNGVQLNGSIINSGEIISANPANGIGISLENGSQLAGEIINTGSINGGRDGINFANGGEVSGTVINSGTITSTSRGINIGGNQIKVINDGLITTTGNPRNGTVYSDLTGNNYFIENRSNGVVDVGVGNNGDAVSLELGANVNGSLVNSGLLQGRGVAVGTNQSAAVRLFRGDGVESDAVFNGDIDNSGTLVAENNAAVVIQPNVQLNGSIINTGTIEGGAFNNGKLAIDASDAVLSVRVNNQGTINGDVLLSAGNDIYNSNRGITNGTVEGGAGYDILSGGDGYYTLNGGDGNDFLSGRSGTHFFVGGKGDDTIDLTRNQGIDTVVYNSGDGRDTVNNFTQGAGGDLLSFTDTADIDVVVSGSSTWFRISDRLQGNNGFGTGDVLLTLNGTTGFTADNIGANLASTNKANFLFA; encoded by the coding sequence ATGGAAAAAATTGTCATCTCTGCTAACGAAACTAGCAACACGAGTGTACAACTTTCAGAATTCGGCGATTCCTTAGAAGTGTTTGGTAACTTGTCAGTTAGTGGCAACCAGCCTGCCGTTTTGACGGATGGGCTTCTCAATCGCATTAACGTAGAACCGCCAAGTGAAATTATCCAAGCTGAAAACACAGCAATCCAGGTTAATGGAGTTGGAACCAATATTTTCAATGACGGCACCATTCAGGGTGGACTCAATGCAATTAATCTTGCTGATGACAATCGTGCTTCTGCCTCAATCTTCAATAATGGCACTATCAGCAGTGCTAGCCGCGCCATCAACATCGGTGGTGTTGGTGGAGTAGTTGTCAATAATAATTCGATTATTACGACTGCAAACCCTCGTAATGGCACAATTTATGGCGATCAAACTGCCCAGAATGTTGTGATTGAAAACCGCTCTAACGGCGTTGTTGATGTTGGTGTCGGCAACAATGGCGATGCTGTTTCCTTGGAATTAGGGGCAAATGTTAATGGTTCGCTAGTCAACTCTGGGTTACTTCAAGGTCGAGGTGTTGCAGTTGGGACTAATCGCTCGGCAGCGGTGCGTTTGTTCCGAGGAGATACTGTTGGGTCAGACGTGGCAGTGTTCAATGGCAACATTGAAAACCTGGGTAGATTAATTGCCGAAAATGCAGCAGCAGTAGTGCTGCAAAATGGCGTGCAACTCAATGGTTCAATTATTAATTCTGGTGAAATCATCAGCGCTAACCCTGCCAATGGTATTGGTATCAGCTTAGAAAATGGCAGTCAATTAGCTGGGGAAATCATCAACACTGGTAGCATTAATGGCGGTCGAGATGGCATTAATTTTGCGAATGGCGGTGAAGTTTCAGGTACAGTCATTAATAGCGGGACTATCACCAGCACCAGTCGTGGAATTAATATCGGTGGCAATCAAATTAAGGTAATTAATGATGGCTTGATTACTACTACTGGCAATCCGCGCAATGGCACAGTATATAGTGATTTGACTGCCAATAATTATTTTATTGAAAACCGCTCTAACGGCGTTGTTGATGTTGGTGTCGGCAACAATGGCGATGCTGTTTCCTTGGAATTAGGGGCAAATGTTAATGGTTCGCTAGTCAACTCTGGGTTACTTCAAGGTCGAGGTGTTGCAGTTGGGACTAATCGGTCGGCAGCGGTGCGTTTGTTCCGGGGTGATGATGTTGAGTCAAATGCAATCTTCAATGGCAATATTGAAAACTTGGGCAGATTAATTGCCGAAAATGCAGCAGCAGTAGTGTTGCAAAATGGCGTGCAACTCAATGGTTCAATTATTAATTCTGGTGAAATCATTAGCGCTAACCCTGCCAATGGTATTGGTATCAGCTTAGAAAATGGCAGTCAATTAGCTGGGGAAATCATCAACACTGGTAGCATTAATGGCGGTCGAGATGGCATTAATTTTGCGAATGGCGGTGAAGTTTCAGGTACAGTCATTAATAGCGGGACTATCACCAGCACCAGTCGTGGAATTAATATCGGTGGCAATCAAATTAAGGTAATTAATGATGGCTTGATTACTACTACTGGCAATCCACGCAATGGCACAGTATATAGTGATTTGACTGGTAATAATTACTTTATTGAAAACCGCTCTAACGGCGTTGTTGATGTTGGTGTCGGTAACAATGGTGATGCTGTTTCCTTGGAATTAGGGGCAAATGTCAATGGTTCGCTAGTCAACTCTGGGTTACTTCAAGGTCGAGGTGTTGCAGTTGGGACTAATCAATCGGCAGCGGTGCGTTTGTTCCGGGGTGATGGTGTTGAGTCAGATGCAGTGTTCAATGGCGATATTGATAATTCCGGCACTTTGGTAGCTGAGAATAATGCGGCTGTCGTCATTCAACCGAATGTTCAACTTAATGGTTCGATCATCAACACGGGAACTATCGAGGGTGGTGCATTTAATAATGGAAAACTGGCGATTGATGCTAGTGATGCTGTACTTTCGGTCAGGGTTAACAATCAAGGGACAATCAACGGTGACGTTCTCCTCAGTGCTGGTAACGATATTTATAACAGTAACAGAGGCATTACTAATGGTACTGTTGAGGGTGGCGCTGGGTATGACATTTTGTCAGGTGGTGACGGCTACTATACTCTCAACGGTGGTGACGGTAATGACTTTTTATCTGGCAGAAGCGGTACTCATTTCTTCGTTGGTGGCAAAGGTGATGATACGATTGACCTGACCCGAAACCAGGGTATTGACACGGTAGTTTATAACAGTGGTGATGGCAGAGATACTGTAAACAACTTTACTCAAGGTGCGGGGGGCGATTTACTCAGTTTTACGGATACTGCGGATATTGACGTTGTGGTTAGTGGTAGTAGTACTTGGTTTAGGATTAGCGATCGCCTTCAGGGTAATAATGGATTTGGTACTGGCGATGTGCTACTTACGCTCAATGGTACAACTGGATTCACAGCAGATAACATTGGTGCAAATTTAGCTTCTACTAATAAAGCCAATTTCTTATTTGCATAG
- a CDS encoding alkaline phosphatase: MFFLKKQRALGFAATVATTILVVSSIPIVGHAEYFKSFQHLIDYGRAKNVILFIGDGMGDSEITIARNYSVGAAGRLALDTLTFTGEYTTYSLQESNPKLPDYVTDSAASGTGWATGTKTSNGRISTTASTDKDLKTILELAQEKGFVTGDVSTAELTDATPAVLVSHVANRNCQGPTDMSSCPQDKKSAGGPGSIAEQSIDHGVDVFLGGGLQRYNQTIDGGSFAGKTVIESAQAQGYQVVTDAAGLQSAQPDKKVLGLFNSGNMSLEWSGESAVPFPGSGPQRCQENLRPTNEPSLAEMTSKAIELLEQRQGSQRSGRFAGRRGFFLQVEGASIDKRDHAGNPCEQIGETVAFDRAIKVALDYASRHPDTLVVVTADHGHTSQIIPNPTETDHSPGKYSTLTTADGAQMTINYATNLPNNSQEHTGTQVRIAAQGPQAANVVGVIDQTDLFHIMARAIGVE, encoded by the coding sequence ATGTTTTTTTTAAAGAAGCAACGCGCATTAGGCTTTGCTGCTACTGTCGCTACAACGATTCTTGTCGTTAGCAGCATACCTATCGTTGGTCATGCAGAGTATTTTAAATCGTTCCAACATTTGATTGACTACGGTCGTGCCAAGAATGTCATCCTTTTTATAGGTGATGGCATGGGTGATTCAGAGATAACGATCGCCCGCAATTACTCAGTTGGTGCTGCTGGTCGTTTGGCACTCGATACCCTAACCTTTACCGGAGAATACACAACATACTCTCTTCAGGAAAGCAATCCCAAGCTACCTGATTACGTCACTGATTCGGCAGCATCCGGAACGGGTTGGGCAACAGGAACTAAAACCTCCAATGGTCGGATTTCGACAACAGCAAGCACTGACAAAGACCTAAAAACGATTCTCGAACTGGCTCAGGAAAAAGGCTTTGTGACTGGTGATGTTTCTACTGCCGAGTTAACAGATGCCACACCAGCTGTACTTGTGTCTCACGTAGCCAACCGAAATTGTCAGGGTCCGACTGATATGAGCAGTTGCCCGCAAGATAAGAAATCGGCAGGTGGTCCAGGCTCGATTGCTGAACAATCGATTGACCACGGTGTTGATGTGTTTTTGGGTGGTGGCTTGCAGCGGTACAACCAGACGATTGATGGCGGTTCGTTCGCTGGCAAAACTGTAATCGAGTCGGCTCAAGCACAAGGTTATCAGGTCGTTACCGATGCCGCTGGATTGCAGTCGGCACAGCCAGACAAAAAAGTACTAGGTTTATTTAATTCTGGTAACATGAGTCTTGAATGGAGTGGCGAATCGGCAGTCCCCTTTCCTGGTAGTGGACCACAGCGGTGTCAGGAAAACTTGCGACCTACGAATGAGCCGAGCCTAGCTGAAATGACAAGCAAGGCGATCGAGTTACTTGAACAAAGACAGGGATCTCAACGGTCTGGTCGGTTTGCAGGAAGAAGAGGATTTTTCCTACAGGTTGAAGGGGCATCAATCGACAAGCGCGATCATGCTGGCAACCCATGCGAGCAAATTGGTGAGACAGTCGCATTTGATCGAGCAATCAAGGTGGCGCTCGACTATGCTAGTCGCCATCCGGATACACTGGTTGTTGTGACAGCCGACCACGGGCATACCAGTCAGATTATTCCCAACCCAACCGAAACTGACCACAGCCCAGGTAAATACAGTACTCTGACTACGGCTGATGGAGCGCAGATGACAATTAACTACGCAACCAATCTGCCCAATAACTCTCAAGAACATACTGGCACCCAAGTTCGTATCGCCGCACAGGGACCACAAGCGGCGAATGTTGTTGGTGTAATCGACCAGACCGATCTCTTTCATATTATGGCTCGTGCTATAGGTGTCGAGTGA
- a CDS encoding transposase family protein: protein MTTIFNANLLNGGDIVDIVAGSPRPKSDINLFRERQKGFDPKQSFIGDKGYAGEPSIKTPQKKPKNRELTPEQKQKNKELSTERILVEHLIRLVKIFRVAQERFRLNPRKYESVILTICGLVKSSVLNVP, encoded by the coding sequence ATAACGACAATTTTTAACGCCAACCTACTTAATGGAGGAGATATTGTTGATATCGTCGCGGGTTCACCAAGACCAAAAAGTGATATAAATTTGTTCCGAGAACGCCAAAAAGGTTTTGACCCAAAACAAAGCTTTATTGGTGATAAAGGATATGCCGGAGAACCATCAATTAAAACTCCACAGAAGAAACCGAAAAACCGAGAACTAACTCCCGAACAAAAACAAAAAAATAAAGAGTTATCAACGGAAAGAATTTTAGTGGAGCATTTGATTCGTTTAGTCAAAATATTTAGGGTTGCTCAAGAAAGATTTCGATTAAATCCCCGAAAATATGAATCAGTCATTCTGACTATTTGTGGACTAGTCAAATCATCAGTCCTTAATGTTCCTTAA
- a CDS encoding efflux RND transporter permease subunit, with amino-acid sequence MNLSELFIRRPVMTTLVVMGILIFGLMSYTLLPISALPNVEYPFISVSASLPGATPETMASSVAAPLERQFTEIAGLNSFNSTSSTGSTNISLQFDFSRNADDAAKDVQAAISAAAGQLPSGMPKPPTYRKVNPSVAPVLYLYLYSETLPISTVDEYAEITIGQPISMISGVAQVQVYGQKQYAVRVQLDPRQLATRGVGLDQVKTAIQQANVELPTGSFSGKDKSYMIQANGQLTDAAGYRSLIVSYKNGAAVRLQDLAQVIDDVQNNKVSNRYSDKKVSNRPAIVLAVQPQPDANTVAIVDTIKELLPTLREQVPKSIEVGIMYDRSQSIRASVDDVKFTLVLSICLVVLVIFLFLRNLAATIIPSLALPVAIIGTFAAMYLLGYSLDNLSLMSLTLSVGFVVDDAIVVLENIVRHRELGESSLDAALKGSREISFTILSMTLSLVAVFIPIMFMGGLIGRLFHEFAVTISVAILVSGFVSLSLTPMLCSRFLGSEHSSQQSRFYRISEGAFNFLLRGYEWTLKPILKYRLMTLIASGILLVLTVYLFVLVPKGFIPTEDTGQLMANTKAAQDISFDDMLRHQQAIVDIIRKDPNIEAVNSTVGASGPNASANNGRITIRLKPRSQRRLTSDEIIQELTPKLRRTPGIQVFLRSPPAIPIGGQQTNSQYQFTLQSLNLPDLREYVPKLLEKVKTLPGLRGVDSDLQLSTPQVQVKIDHDKAATLGITASQVEKTLSDAYGSGQISTIYTPNDQFYVILELKPEYQRDPNALSMLYVQSSNGKSIPLSAIASITENVGPLTVTHLSGLPSATISFDTLPGVSLSQATDAIKQAAQEILPSTITTSFQGSTQVFQQSFNDLGWLLLISIVVIYLILGILYEDFIHPLTILSGLPSAGFGALLTLLIFQVELNLYSFIGIILLVGIVKKNGIMLVDFAIERQRKDGKHPFDAIYEACIVRFRPIMMTTMAALIGTLPIALGTGSGSEARRPLGIAIVGGLVFSQILTLYLTPVFYIYMEAWRKKLGHPKPKLRQIFFRRKVKHTN; translated from the coding sequence ATGAACCTTTCAGAACTTTTTATTCGTCGTCCCGTGATGACGACCCTGGTAGTGATGGGTATCCTCATCTTCGGTCTGATGAGTTATACACTGTTACCAATCAGTGCTTTACCCAACGTCGAATATCCCTTTATTAGTGTCTCTGCAAGTCTACCCGGTGCCACACCCGAAACAATGGCATCCTCGGTTGCTGCACCTCTAGAAAGACAGTTTACGGAAATTGCTGGACTCAATTCATTTAATTCCACCAGTTCAACGGGCAGCACCAACATTTCTTTGCAATTCGACTTCAGCCGGAATGCAGATGATGCTGCCAAAGACGTACAAGCAGCAATTTCAGCCGCAGCCGGACAATTGCCTTCTGGAATGCCAAAACCGCCTACTTATCGCAAGGTTAACCCCTCGGTTGCGCCGGTTCTCTACCTCTATCTCTATTCGGAAACGCTCCCGATTTCCACCGTAGACGAATACGCAGAGATCACAATTGGGCAGCCGATTTCTATGATTAGCGGTGTCGCGCAAGTGCAAGTTTACGGTCAAAAGCAATATGCGGTGCGTGTCCAGCTTGACCCGCGTCAGTTAGCGACACGAGGAGTAGGACTGGATCAAGTAAAGACAGCAATTCAGCAGGCAAATGTGGAGTTGCCAACGGGGAGCTTTTCTGGTAAAGACAAAAGTTACATGATTCAGGCAAACGGTCAACTGACCGATGCTGCTGGTTATCGATCGCTGATTGTTTCTTACAAAAATGGAGCGGCAGTAAGGCTTCAAGATTTGGCACAAGTGATCGATGATGTCCAAAACAACAAAGTCTCGAACCGCTATAGCGATAAAAAAGTCTCCAATCGTCCGGCGATCGTCCTTGCCGTGCAGCCTCAACCAGATGCAAATACGGTAGCGATCGTAGATACCATCAAGGAACTTTTACCGACGCTGCGCGAGCAAGTTCCCAAATCAATCGAGGTGGGGATTATGTACGATCGCTCGCAGTCAATTCGAGCTTCTGTTGATGATGTGAAATTCACCCTGGTTCTCTCGATTTGTCTGGTGGTTCTGGTAATCTTTTTATTCTTGCGGAATTTGGCTGCCACGATAATTCCCAGTTTAGCGCTCCCCGTTGCGATTATTGGAACGTTTGCCGCGATGTATCTCTTGGGCTACTCGCTGGATAATTTGTCTTTGATGTCGTTGACGCTTTCGGTTGGCTTTGTCGTGGATGATGCGATCGTTGTGCTAGAAAACATTGTCCGTCACCGGGAACTGGGGGAATCAAGTTTAGATGCCGCATTGAAGGGGTCGCGAGAAATCAGTTTTACAATTTTATCGATGACGCTTTCCTTGGTGGCAGTGTTCATCCCGATCATGTTTATGGGTGGGTTAATTGGTCGGTTATTTCATGAATTTGCTGTCACTATTTCTGTGGCAATTTTGGTTTCGGGTTTTGTTTCTCTCAGTCTCACCCCGATGCTGTGTAGCCGATTTCTCGGTTCTGAGCATTCCTCACAGCAAAGTCGCTTTTATCGCATATCAGAAGGGGCATTTAATTTTTTGCTGCGAGGTTACGAGTGGACGCTCAAACCGATTTTGAAATATCGTCTGATGACGCTGATCGCTTCCGGAATTCTGCTGGTTCTCACAGTCTATTTGTTCGTCCTCGTTCCTAAAGGATTTATTCCCACGGAAGACACCGGACAACTGATGGCAAACACGAAGGCAGCGCAAGACATCTCCTTTGATGATATGCTGCGTCACCAACAAGCTATTGTAGATATTATTCGGAAAGACCCCAACATCGAAGCGGTGAACTCAACTGTGGGGGCAAGTGGACCGAACGCATCAGCGAATAACGGACGGATTACAATTCGACTCAAGCCCCGTTCTCAACGTCGTCTCACCTCCGACGAAATCATTCAAGAACTGACTCCCAAATTACGACGCACACCAGGGATTCAGGTGTTTCTGCGATCGCCACCTGCAATTCCCATCGGCGGTCAACAAACTAATTCCCAATATCAATTTACCTTACAGAGTTTAAACTTACCAGATTTGCGCGAATATGTTCCCAAACTATTAGAAAAAGTGAAAACGCTACCAGGATTGCGAGGAGTTGATAGTGATTTGCAACTGAGCACTCCTCAAGTGCAAGTCAAAATTGACCACGACAAAGCCGCAACCCTCGGCATCACAGCCTCGCAGGTTGAGAAAACGTTGAGTGATGCTTATGGTTCTGGGCAGATTTCAACTATTTATACGCCAAACGATCAGTTTTATGTCATTTTAGAATTGAAGCCAGAATATCAGCGCGATCCTAACGCTCTCTCGATGCTTTATGTGCAATCGAGCAATGGAAAATCGATTCCCCTGAGTGCGATCGCTTCCATTACTGAAAATGTCGGTCCGCTTACCGTCACTCACCTGAGCGGGCTTCCTTCGGCAACAATTTCCTTTGATACGTTACCGGGAGTATCGTTGAGTCAGGCAACCGATGCCATCAAGCAAGCCGCGCAGGAAATACTGCCCTCAACAATTACAACCAGCTTTCAGGGTTCGACACAGGTTTTTCAACAGTCTTTTAATGATTTAGGCTGGCTGTTGCTGATTTCCATTGTGGTGATTTATCTGATTCTCGGCATTCTTTACGAGGATTTCATTCACCCCCTGACGATTCTTTCCGGTCTACCTTCGGCGGGATTTGGGGCATTATTGACGCTGCTTATTTTCCAAGTTGAGTTAAATCTCTACTCGTTTATTGGTATCATTCTGTTGGTGGGTATCGTCAAGAAAAACGGTATCATGTTAGTAGACTTTGCGATCGAACGGCAGCGGAAGGATGGAAAACATCCGTTTGATGCTATCTATGAGGCTTGCATCGTTCGTTTTCGCCCGATTATGATGACGACAATGGCAGCACTAATCGGGACATTGCCGATCGCACTAGGGACAGGTTCGGGGTCTGAAGCGCGTCGTCCTTTGGGAATTGCGATCGTTGGCGGATTGGTATTCTCGCAAATCTTGACCCTTTATTTAACTCCGGTGTTCTATATCTACATGGAAGCATGGCGGAAAAAACTCGGTCATCCAAAACCGAAACTGCGCCAAATCTTCTTTCGGAGGAAAGTTAAGCACACAAACTGA
- a CDS encoding efflux RND transporter permease subunit, protein MNLSEIFVRRPIMTTLVMAGILIFGFMSYRLLPISDLPSVDYPTIQVSAARPGASPETMAASVARPLEKQFSSIAGLDSLNSTSTLGRTQITLQFNLDRSIDDAAQDVEAAIASASGQIPNDLPNPPTYSKVNPADQPILYLYLNSPTLPLSQVDNYAQTYLAQKLSTIGGVAQVQVYGSQKYAARIQLDPQKLASQQIGLDQVQTAIQQGNVNLPTGSLSGNHKNFTVQTNGQLADAAAYRKLIVAYKDGAPVYLDQLGRVIDGVENDKLASWYNNTRAIILTIQRQPGTNTVQVVDTIKKLLPNLRDQIPDSVEIGILYDASQSVRDSVNDVRFTLILTICLVVLVIFVFLRNLSATVIPSLALPVSLIGTFAVMHLLDYSLDNLSMMALTLSVGFVVDDAIVMLENIVRHMEMGERPLEAALNGSKEIGFTILSMTLSLVAVFIPMLFMSGLLGRLFHEFAVTIAVSILVSGFVSLSLTPMLCSRFLRPVDHQNQSRLYRASEYVFDRVLDLYNWSLKKILKYHFTTMILSVVMLFVTVWLLVVVPKGFIPSEDTGQITGITQAAQDASFDNLVRHQQAVVDLLRQDPNVDAVNSNIGASASASGGGAAVAGNSGSLFIRLKPRSQRQMGADEIIQNLRSKLATVPGIQVFLQNPPAIPVGTQQTTGLYQLALQSSDIQPLQEYVPQLVERMKTLPQLQDVNSDLQVASQVKLDIDRDKAAVLGVTAQQIENTLRNAYGSYQVSTIYGASNEYQVILELEPQYQQDPNALMKLYINTASSTNNAVSNANNISANNSSSQQAIPLSTFAKISQGVTPLMVNHFGRMNAATISFNLAPSASLGEANQAIEDLIKTVIPDSIATNFKGAGQVFQSSLPNLLLLLLIAILVIYLILGILYEDFIHPITILSGLPSAGFGALVTLMFFHVELNVYSFIGIMLLVGIVKKNGIMMVDFAIEAQQNEGKKPSEAIYQACLVRFRPIMMTTMAALMGTLPIAIGVGAGSESRRPLGIAVVGGLLFSQILTLYLTPVFYIYMEAWRKQLSQVKFRRVFSFTGGR, encoded by the coding sequence ATGAATCTCTCAGAAATATTTGTGCGTCGCCCGATCATGACGACGTTGGTGATGGCGGGAATTCTCATCTTCGGTTTCATGAGCTATCGCTTGCTGCCGATCAGCGATCTGCCGAGTGTGGATTATCCCACAATTCAGGTAAGCGCTGCCCGACCGGGAGCTAGTCCAGAAACAATGGCTGCATCGGTTGCCCGTCCTCTGGAGAAGCAATTTTCCAGCATTGCTGGACTCGATTCGCTGAACTCGACCAGCACCTTGGGCAGAACTCAGATTACACTGCAATTTAACCTCGATCGTAGCATTGACGATGCCGCTCAAGATGTGGAAGCTGCGATCGCATCTGCGTCAGGACAAATTCCAAACGATTTACCGAATCCGCCCACCTACAGTAAGGTTAACCCCGCCGATCAGCCGATTCTCTATTTGTATTTGAACTCTCCCACCCTCCCCCTTTCCCAAGTAGATAATTATGCCCAGACTTATCTAGCGCAAAAGCTGTCCACAATCGGTGGTGTGGCTCAGGTACAAGTCTACGGTTCCCAAAAGTATGCGGCTCGAATTCAGCTCGACCCGCAGAAGCTGGCAAGTCAGCAAATTGGGCTAGATCAGGTGCAAACCGCAATTCAGCAAGGAAACGTCAACTTACCCACAGGAAGTCTTTCAGGCAATCACAAGAATTTTACGGTGCAGACCAACGGGCAACTCGCAGATGCGGCAGCTTATCGAAAATTAATTGTCGCTTACAAAGATGGGGCACCGGTCTACCTCGATCAATTAGGTCGGGTGATTGACGGTGTAGAAAATGACAAGCTAGCAAGCTGGTATAATAATACTCGCGCCATTATTCTGACGATTCAACGGCAGCCTGGAACTAATACGGTGCAAGTGGTAGACACGATTAAAAAACTGCTGCCGAATTTAAGAGACCAGATTCCTGATTCCGTTGAAATTGGTATTCTCTACGATGCGTCCCAATCGGTTCGAGACTCAGTAAATGATGTTCGGTTTACGCTGATTCTGACGATTTGCCTAGTTGTGCTGGTGATTTTCGTGTTTTTGCGGAACCTCTCGGCAACGGTGATTCCTAGTTTGGCATTACCTGTTTCGCTGATTGGCACCTTTGCAGTGATGCATCTGTTGGACTACTCATTGGATAATTTGTCAATGATGGCATTGACGCTTTCGGTGGGTTTTGTAGTGGATGATGCGATCGTCATGCTAGAAAATATCGTCCGTCACATGGAAATGGGGGAACGTCCGCTAGAAGCTGCGTTAAATGGATCGAAAGAAATCGGTTTCACAATTTTATCGATGACACTCTCATTGGTCGCAGTATTCATCCCGATGCTGTTTATGAGTGGGTTATTGGGACGATTATTTCATGAGTTTGCTGTAACGATCGCCGTTTCAATTCTCGTTTCCGGCTTTGTTTCCCTCAGTCTCACTCCGATGTTGTGCAGTCGTTTTCTGCGTCCGGTAGATCACCAGAATCAAAGTCGATTATATCGAGCTTCAGAATATGTATTTGATCGCGTTCTCGATCTGTACAATTGGAGTCTCAAAAAAATCTTAAAATATCACTTCACCACAATGATTTTGTCTGTTGTCATGCTGTTTGTCACAGTCTGGCTGCTAGTGGTAGTTCCCAAGGGCTTCATTCCCAGCGAAGATACGGGGCAAATCACAGGCATTACTCAGGCAGCGCAGGATGCCTCTTTTGATAACTTGGTGCGTCACCAGCAAGCGGTGGTTGATTTGTTGCGTCAAGACCCCAATGTGGATGCAGTCAACTCTAATATCGGGGCTAGCGCTAGTGCGAGCGGTGGTGGAGCAGCCGTTGCAGGTAATTCTGGAAGTTTGTTTATTCGGTTAAAACCGCGATCGCAACGTCAAATGGGTGCTGACGAAATTATTCAAAATTTGCGCTCAAAACTTGCCACGGTTCCTGGTATTCAAGTATTCTTACAGAATCCCCCAGCGATTCCCGTTGGTACTCAGCAAACCACTGGGCTTTATCAACTCGCGCTTCAGAGTTCCGATATCCAACCCTTGCAAGAGTATGTACCGCAACTCGTTGAGAGGATGAAGACTCTGCCACAACTCCAGGATGTTAACAGTGATTTACAGGTAGCTTCTCAAGTCAAACTTGACATCGATCGCGACAAAGCGGCAGTCCTTGGGGTTACTGCTCAACAAATTGAAAATACCCTCAGAAATGCCTATGGTTCCTACCAAGTATCAACAATTTATGGAGCAAGCAACGAGTATCAGGTGATTCTGGAACTGGAACCCCAATATCAGCAAGATCCCAATGCTCTGATGAAACTTTATATTAACACTGCCAGTAGTACTAACAATGCTGTTAGCAATGCTAATAATATCTCTGCCAATAATTCTAGTAGTCAACAGGCGATTCCTCTTAGTACCTTTGCCAAAATCTCTCAGGGAGTCACGCCGTTGATGGTTAATCACTTTGGTCGGATGAATGCTGCTACAATTTCCTTCAACCTCGCTCCTAGTGCGTCGCTGGGAGAGGCGAATCAAGCGATTGAAGACCTCATTAAGACGGTGATTCCTGATAGCATCGCGACGAACTTTAAGGGCGCAGGTCAAGTCTTTCAAAGTTCATTACCGAATTTATTACTATTACTGTTGATTGCAATTCTGGTGATTTATCTAATTCTCGGTATCTTATATGAGGATTTTATTCACCCGATTACGATTCTTTCCGGTTTGCCTTCAGCTGGTTTTGGTGCATTAGTAACGCTAATGTTCTTCCATGTTGAGCTAAATGTTTACTCCTTCATTGGCATTATGCTGTTAGTGGGCATCGTCAAGAAAAACGGCATTATGATGGTGGACTTTGCGATTGAAGCCCAGCAAAATGAAGGAAAAAAGCCATCGGAAGCGATTTATCAAGCCTGCTTGGTTCGCTTTCGTCCGATTATGATGACGACAATGGCAGCACTTATGGGAACCTTGCCGATCGCTATCGGAGTTGGTGCAGGTTCCGAGTCCCGCAGACCTTTGGGTATTGCAGTTGTAGGTGGATTGCTATTCTCGCAAATCTTGACGCTTTATTTAACTCCTGTGTTCTATATATACATGGAAGCGTGGCGCAAACAACTCAGTCAAGTTAAGTTCCGTCGGGTTTTCTCGTTTACAGGAGGTCGGTAA